In one Musa acuminata AAA Group cultivar baxijiao chromosome BXJ2-5, Cavendish_Baxijiao_AAA, whole genome shotgun sequence genomic region, the following are encoded:
- the LOC103985132 gene encoding probable N-acetyltransferase HLS1-like, whose amino-acid sequence MAIAVREYDAKTDRSAAEAVDRMCEVGTSGKASLCMDLLGDPLSRVRHSPAYLMLVAETTGPVKEIVGVVRGSVKVIACGRNNPRQGGGGTMKSRTPVYTKVGYVLGLRVLPSHRRIGVGLELVKRMEDWFREKAAEYAYMATEKGNAASLRLFTGRCGYTKFRTPSILVHPVFAHRFALPRCAAVLRLPPAYAEAIYRRRFSATEFFPRDIDAVLANPLSVATLLAVPAGCAAAERWPGVEAFLAAPPESWAMASVWDSGGVFQLEVRGASRLRRAAAAATRAADRAAPWLRIPSVPDLFRPFRAWFLYGIGGEGPEAAAMAAAVWRVAHNGAMGAAAVVAVEVAETEPLRQGIPRWRRLSVAEDVWCVKRLAEEYSDGAVGDWTKSAPGSSIFVDPREL is encoded by the exons ATGGCGATTGCAGTCAGGGAGTACGACGCGAAAACAGACCGGTCGGCGGCGGAGGCGGTCGACCGGATGTGCGAGGTGGGCACGAGCGGGAAAGCGTCGCTGTGCATGGACCTTCTCGGCGACCCCCTCTCCCGCGTTCGCCACTCCCCCGCCTACCTCATGCTG GTGGCTGAGACAACTGGCCCGGTGAAGGAGATCGTGGGCGTCGTCCGTGGCAGCGTGAAGGTGATCGCCTGCGGCAGGAACAACCCTCGACAAGGTGGCGGAGGGACGATGAAGAGCCGCACTCCGGTGTACACGAAGGTCGGCTACGTGCTTGGCCTTCGCGTCTTGCCTTCCCACAG GAGGATTGGTGTTGGATTGGAGCTGGTGAAGCGGATGGAGGACTGGTTTCGGGAGAAGGCAGCGGAGTATGCGTACATGGCGACGGAGAAGGGCAACGCGGCGTCCCTTCGACTGTTCACCGGGCGATGCGGCTACACCAAGTTCCGCACGCCATCCATCCTCGTCCACCCGGTGTTCGCCCACCGCTTCGCCCTCCCCCGCTGCGCAGCGGTCCTCCGCCTCCCACCCGCCTACGCCGAAGCCATCTACCGCCGCCGCTTCTCTGCCACCGAGTTCTTCCCCCGCGACATCGACGCCGTCCTCGCCAACCCCCTCTCTGTGGCCACCCTCCTCGCCGTCCCAGCAGGCTGCGCCGCCGCGGAGCGGTGGCCAGGAGTCGAAGCCTTCCTGGCCGCCCCGCCGGAGTCGTGGGCGATGGCGAGCGTCTGGGACAGCGGGGGCGTGTTCCAGCTGGAGGTCCGGGGGGCGTCGCGGCTGCGGCGGGCCGCCGCAGCAGCCACGCGGGCGGCTGACAGGGCCGCGCCTTGGCTGCGGATCCCGTCGGTGCCGGACCTTTTCCGGCCGTTCAGGGCGTGGTTCCTGTACGGGATCGGCGGGGAGGGGCCGGAGGCGGCGGCGATGGCGGCTGCGGTGTGGCGAGTGGCGCACAACGGGGCGATGGgcgcggcggcggtggtggcggtgGAGGTGGCAGAGACGGAGCCGCTCCGCCAGGGCATCCCGCGGTGGCGGCGGCTGTCGGTGGCGGAGGACGTGTGGTGCGTGAAGCGGCTGGCGGAGGAGTACAGCGACGGGGCGGTCGGCGATTGGACCAAGTCAGCACCGGGGTCCTCCATATTCGTAGACCCCAGGGAGCTGTAA